A stretch of Bradyrhizobium diazoefficiens DNA encodes these proteins:
- a CDS encoding ATP-binding protein — protein sequence MLERSSNRPDHGSNFGELAVTLQSLADARSELIGAAPTDNETNRKNMALLIQLRWTAVVGQIVTIGGVHFWLGIPLPLERMGAVIGALVLLNLSSLVWVRHRAAVSSNELLVALMLDVAALTAQLYLSGGATNPFTSLFLLQVTLAAVLLDARSTWSLVALTCACFVWLTLAYRPLILPPNPLSETYTLTVAGMLLGFALNAVLLVVFVTRINRNLRERDAHLAALRQHAAEQDHIVRMGLLASGAAHELGTPLASLSVILSDWRRMPDLAADQELAEDLTEMETSLQRCKTIVTGILVSAGEARGEGSSPTTVTAFVTALVEEWRNARSAQTLYFINTFGEDVAIVSDIALKQVIFNVLDNAYEVSREWVELLAEREGDSLVLSISDRGPGFAPEMLAQLGKPYQSSKGRAGGGLGLFLVVNVVRKLGGSVTAENHRKRGATVRLTLPLATLAIGGSFDA from the coding sequence ATGCTGGAACGATCGTCGAACCGACCTGACCATGGGAGCAATTTTGGTGAGCTCGCCGTCACCCTGCAATCGCTGGCGGACGCGCGCAGCGAGCTGATTGGCGCTGCACCGACCGACAACGAGACCAACCGCAAGAACATGGCGCTGCTGATCCAGCTGCGCTGGACCGCGGTGGTCGGCCAGATCGTGACCATCGGCGGCGTGCATTTCTGGCTCGGCATCCCCTTGCCGCTGGAGCGGATGGGCGCGGTGATCGGCGCGCTGGTGCTGCTCAATTTGTCGAGCCTGGTCTGGGTGCGCCATCGCGCCGCCGTCTCCAGCAACGAGCTGCTGGTCGCGCTGATGCTCGACGTCGCGGCGCTGACCGCACAGCTTTACCTGAGCGGCGGCGCCACCAATCCCTTCACCTCGCTGTTTCTGCTCCAGGTGACGCTGGCCGCGGTGCTGCTCGATGCACGCTCGACCTGGTCGCTGGTAGCCCTGACCTGTGCGTGCTTTGTCTGGCTGACGCTGGCCTACCGGCCGCTCATCCTGCCGCCGAATCCGCTCAGTGAGACCTACACGCTCACCGTCGCCGGCATGCTGCTGGGCTTCGCGCTCAACGCCGTGCTGCTGGTCGTGTTCGTGACGCGCATCAATCGGAACCTGCGCGAGCGCGATGCGCATCTGGCCGCACTGCGCCAGCATGCCGCCGAGCAGGACCACATCGTCCGCATGGGCCTGCTCGCCTCCGGCGCGGCGCATGAGCTCGGCACGCCGCTCGCCTCGCTCTCGGTCATCCTCAGCGACTGGCGCCGTATGCCCGATCTCGCCGCCGATCAGGAGCTTGCCGAGGACCTCACCGAGATGGAAACCTCGCTGCAACGCTGCAAGACCATCGTGACGGGCATTCTGGTGTCGGCCGGCGAGGCGCGCGGCGAAGGATCGTCGCCGACGACGGTGACAGCCTTCGTCACCGCACTGGTCGAGGAATGGCGCAACGCACGATCGGCGCAGACGCTCTATTTCATCAACACTTTTGGCGAGGACGTCGCGATCGTCTCCGACATCGCGCTGAAGCAGGTGATCTTCAACGTCCTCGACAACGCCTATGAGGTCTCGCGCGAGTGGGTGGAACTGCTCGCCGAGCGCGAAGGCGACAGTCTCGTGCTCTCGATCAGCGATCGCGGCCCGGGCTTTGCGCCGGAAATGCTGGCACAGCTCGGAAAGCCCTATCAGTCGAGCAAGGGCCGCGCCGGGGGCGGGCTCGGCCTGTTCCTGGTGGTGAACGTGGTGCGCAAGCTGGGCGGCAGCGTGACTGCCGAGAACCACAGGAAACGCGGCGCCACCGTCCGCCTGACACTGCCGCTCGCCACCCTCGCGATCGGAGGCAGCTTTGACGCCTGA
- the cyoB gene encoding cytochrome o ubiquinol oxidase subunit I has translation MSPDLLKLIFGRLGIDSLPLHEPILVGTFVMVALGGITLFAGVTYFRLWGYLWREWFTTVDHKRIGIMYMILGIVMLLRGFADALMMRAQQALAFNGSEGFLPAHHYDQVFTAHGVIMIFFVAMPLVTGLMNYVVPLQIGARDVSFPFLNNFSFWMTVGGAVLVMASLFIGEFARTGWLAYPPLSNIGYSPDVGVDYYIWALQVAGVGTTLSGINLICTIVKLRCPGMTMMRMPVFTWTSLCTNILIVASFPVLTVVLALLALDRYVGTNFFTNDFGGSPMMYVNLIWIWGHPEVYILVLPAFGIFSEVTSTFSGKRLFGYTSMVYATVVITILSYLVWLHHFFTMGSGASVNSFFGITTMIISIPTGAKMFNWLFTMYRGRIRFELPMMWTIAFMLTFVLGGMTGVLLAVPPADFVLHNSLFLIAHFHNVIIGGVVFGAFAGINYWFPKAFGFRLDPFWGKMSFWFWVSGFYLAFMPLYVLGLMGVTRRLRVFDDPSLQIWFIIAAIGAVFVLIGIMCMLMQFAVSFLRREQLKDVTGDPWDARTLEWATSSPPPDYNFAFTPVVHDNDAWWDMKKRGYQRPLTGFKPIHMPSSTGTGIILAGFATAMGFGLIWYIWWLAAASFAAMLVVGIGHTFNYHRDFDIPADDVIRTEDARTKLLARAK, from the coding sequence AGTGGTTCACCACCGTGGACCACAAGCGCATCGGCATCATGTACATGATCCTCGGCATCGTGATGCTGCTGCGCGGCTTCGCCGACGCGCTGATGATGCGCGCACAGCAGGCGCTCGCATTCAACGGTTCCGAAGGCTTCCTGCCCGCCCATCATTATGACCAGGTCTTCACCGCCCACGGCGTGATCATGATCTTCTTCGTGGCGATGCCGCTGGTCACTGGTCTGATGAACTACGTCGTGCCGCTGCAGATCGGCGCACGCGACGTGTCTTTCCCGTTCCTGAACAATTTCAGCTTCTGGATGACGGTCGGCGGCGCGGTGCTGGTGATGGCTTCGCTGTTCATTGGCGAATTCGCCCGCACCGGCTGGCTGGCTTATCCGCCTCTCTCGAACATTGGTTACAGTCCCGACGTCGGCGTTGACTATTACATCTGGGCACTGCAGGTCGCCGGCGTCGGCACGACGTTGTCAGGCATCAACCTGATCTGTACCATCGTCAAGCTGCGATGCCCCGGCATGACCATGATGCGGATGCCGGTGTTCACCTGGACCTCGCTCTGCACCAACATCCTGATCGTCGCCTCCTTCCCCGTCCTGACCGTGGTGCTCGCGCTGCTCGCGCTCGACCGCTACGTCGGCACTAATTTCTTCACGAACGATTTCGGCGGCAGCCCGATGATGTACGTGAACCTGATCTGGATCTGGGGCCATCCCGAGGTCTACATCTTGGTTCTTCCTGCCTTTGGCATCTTCTCGGAAGTGACCTCGACCTTCTCCGGCAAGCGGCTGTTCGGCTACACCTCGATGGTCTACGCCACGGTGGTCATTACCATCCTGTCGTACCTCGTCTGGCTGCACCACTTCTTCACGATGGGTTCGGGCGCCAGCGTCAACTCGTTCTTCGGCATCACCACGATGATCATCTCGATCCCGACGGGTGCGAAGATGTTCAACTGGCTGTTCACGATGTATCGCGGCCGTATCCGTTTCGAGCTGCCCATGATGTGGACGATCGCCTTCATGCTGACCTTCGTGCTCGGCGGCATGACCGGCGTGCTGCTCGCGGTGCCGCCGGCCGATTTCGTCCTGCACAACAGCCTGTTCCTGATCGCGCACTTTCATAACGTAATCATCGGCGGCGTGGTGTTCGGTGCTTTCGCCGGCATCAACTACTGGTTCCCGAAAGCGTTCGGCTTCAGGCTCGATCCGTTCTGGGGCAAGATGTCGTTCTGGTTCTGGGTCTCGGGCTTCTACCTCGCCTTCATGCCGCTCTATGTGCTCGGCCTGATGGGCGTGACCCGCCGCCTGCGCGTGTTCGACGATCCCAGCCTCCAGATCTGGTTCATCATCGCCGCGATCGGCGCCGTCTTCGTCCTCATCGGCATCATGTGCATGCTGATGCAGTTCGCGGTCTCTTTCCTCAGGCGCGAGCAGCTCAAGGACGTCACCGGCGATCCCTGGGATGCGCGCACGCTGGAATGGGCGACCTCCTCGCCGCCGCCGGACTACAACTTCGCCTTCACCCCCGTCGTTCACGACAATGACGCGTGGTGGGACATGAAGAAGCGCGGCTACCAGCGTCCGCTCACCGGGTTCAAGCCGATCCACATGCCCAGCAGCACCGGCACCGGCATCATCCTCGCCGGCTTCGCCACTGCGATGGGCTTCGGCCTGATCTGGTACATCTGGTGGCTTGCCGCCGCGAGCTTCGCCGCGATGCTCGTCGTCGGCATCGGTCATACCTTCAACTATCACCGCGACTTCGACATTCCGGCTGACGACGTCATCCGGACCGAGGACGCGCGCACCAAACTGCTCGCGAGGGCCAAGTAA
- a CDS encoding response regulator transcription factor, with the protein MTPDRSLIVVEDDEGFARTLKRSFERRGYEVVLAASIDDVRKVLEQRSFGYAVVDLKLGGASGLACVELLHTHDEDMLIVVLTGFASISTAVEAIKLGACHYLAKPSNTDDIEAAFNKAEGNAGVALDVRPTSIKTLEWERIHQTLIETDFNISEAARRLGMHRRTLARKLEKRPVK; encoded by the coding sequence TTGACGCCTGACCGTTCGCTCATCGTCGTCGAGGACGACGAAGGCTTTGCACGCACGCTGAAACGCTCGTTCGAGCGCCGCGGCTACGAGGTCGTGCTCGCCGCCTCCATCGACGACGTGCGCAAGGTGTTGGAGCAACGATCCTTCGGCTACGCCGTGGTCGACCTCAAGCTCGGCGGCGCCTCGGGTCTCGCTTGCGTGGAGCTGCTGCACACCCACGACGAGGACATGCTGATCGTGGTGCTGACGGGCTTCGCCAGCATCTCGACCGCCGTCGAGGCAATCAAGCTGGGCGCCTGCCATTATCTCGCAAAGCCGTCCAACACCGACGACATTGAGGCCGCGTTCAACAAGGCCGAAGGCAACGCCGGGGTCGCGCTGGACGTGCGGCCGACCTCGATCAAGACGCTGGAATGGGAGCGCATCCACCAGACGCTCATCGAGACGGATTTCAACATCTCGGAAGCAGCAAGGCGGCTGGGGATGCATCGGCGCACGCTGGCAAGGAAGCTCGAGAAGCGGCCGGTGAAGTAA
- a CDS encoding LysR substrate-binding domain-containing protein, which yields MELRHLRYFIAVADAGSLTVAAEQKLHTSQPSLSRQIRDLEQEIGVPLMTRGAQGIVLTAAGTAFLEHARMALLQAEAAKEAAVRAAQPPNPAFSLGFLSGAEIDLLPEVDRVLCAAFPGIDIRLSSDYSPSLAKALMRRKLDAAFIRPEEHMEDLACRRVRTDPLVFVFPNDHRLALQAAVAPQEIGGETFYLPSKSAPAVRRIVLDYFSRAGIDLKPDREVHNVVHAISMIASTRGVMMLPAYTKRYLPETITTRPVQGEAPMLDLVVAYHKANKSPILKLLLSEAGKLAGVPS from the coding sequence ATGGAGCTTCGGCATCTCCGCTACTTCATCGCCGTCGCCGATGCAGGCAGTCTGACTGTTGCGGCCGAGCAGAAGCTGCACACGTCGCAGCCATCGCTCAGCCGGCAAATCCGTGACCTTGAGCAGGAGATCGGCGTTCCCTTGATGACCCGCGGCGCCCAGGGCATCGTGCTGACGGCGGCCGGGACGGCCTTTCTCGAACACGCAAGAATGGCATTGCTTCAGGCGGAGGCCGCGAAGGAAGCCGCGGTCCGCGCCGCGCAGCCACCAAATCCGGCTTTCTCGCTGGGATTTCTGTCGGGAGCCGAAATCGACCTGCTACCCGAGGTGGATCGCGTTCTGTGCGCCGCATTTCCCGGCATCGACATCCGCCTGTCGAGCGACTACTCGCCCTCGCTCGCCAAGGCCCTGATGCGGCGAAAACTCGATGCCGCCTTCATACGGCCGGAAGAGCACATGGAGGATCTGGCCTGCCGGCGCGTGCGCACGGATCCGCTGGTCTTCGTCTTTCCGAACGATCATCGCCTCGCGTTGCAAGCCGCCGTGGCGCCGCAGGAGATCGGGGGCGAGACCTTCTATCTCCCGTCGAAATCCGCACCTGCGGTGCGCCGCATCGTTCTTGATTATTTCAGCCGTGCCGGCATCGACCTGAAACCCGATCGCGAAGTGCACAACGTCGTCCACGCGATCTCGATGATCGCGTCGACGCGCGGCGTCATGATGCTGCCGGCCTACACGAAGCGATATTTGCCCGAGACGATCACCACCCGACCGGTGCAGGGAGAAGCCCCCATGCTCGACCTGGTCGTCGCCTACCATAAGGCGAACAAGTCTCCGATCCTGAAGCTGCTTCTCTCGGAGGCCGGCAAACTCGCTGGAGTGCCGTCCTAG
- the cyoC gene encoding cytochrome o ubiquinol oxidase subunit III, translating into MTVAVNPSQTGEPIFYLADEHPHPEGYSTSLGFWIYLMSDCLIFAMLFAAFGVLGANYAAGPAPKDLFDLSLVAVNTSMLLLSSITYGFAMLTMQQNKIAQTQMWLLITGLFGAAFIGIELTEFAHMIHEGATPQRSAFLSSFFTLVGTHGLHVTCGLIWLVTLMTQVWRFGLIEANRRRLMCLSMFWHFLDVVWIGVFTFVYLLGVLR; encoded by the coding sequence ATGACTGTCGCTGTCAATCCCTCGCAAACCGGCGAGCCGATCTTCTATCTCGCCGACGAACACCCGCATCCGGAAGGCTACAGCACCTCGCTCGGCTTCTGGATCTACCTGATGAGCGACTGTCTCATCTTTGCGATGCTGTTCGCCGCCTTCGGCGTGCTCGGCGCCAACTACGCCGCCGGGCCCGCGCCGAAGGACCTGTTCGACCTCAGCCTGGTCGCGGTGAACACCTCGATGCTGCTGCTGTCGTCGATCACCTATGGTTTTGCGATGCTGACGATGCAGCAGAACAAGATCGCCCAGACGCAGATGTGGCTCCTGATCACCGGCCTGTTCGGCGCGGCCTTCATCGGCATCGAGCTCACCGAATTCGCCCACATGATCCATGAGGGCGCCACGCCGCAGCGCAGCGCCTTCCTGTCCTCCTTCTTCACCCTGGTCGGCACCCATGGCTTGCACGTCACCTGCGGCTTGATCTGGCTGGTGACGCTGATGACGCAGGTCTGGCGTTTCGGCCTGATCGAGGCCAACCGCCGTCGCTTGATGTGCCTGTCGATGTTCTGGCATTTCCTCGACGTGGTCTGGATCGGCGTCTTCACCTTCGTCTATCTCCTGGGAGTTCTGCGATGA
- the cyoD gene encoding cytochrome o ubiquinol oxidase subunit IV yields MNTDTHAAHADDHHHGDGHAHGTFSTYMLGFVLSVVLTAIPFWLVMSGALPSKQITALVIMAFAVVQIVVHMIYFLHMSPKSENGWSMMALIFTVVMVAIALSGSLWVMNHLNSNMMPIHEMTGMK; encoded by the coding sequence ATGAACACCGACACCCACGCCGCCCACGCGGACGACCATCACCACGGCGACGGCCACGCCCACGGCACGTTCTCGACCTACATGCTCGGCTTCGTGCTCTCGGTGGTACTCACCGCAATCCCGTTCTGGCTGGTGATGAGCGGTGCACTGCCGAGCAAGCAGATCACCGCACTGGTGATCATGGCCTTCGCGGTCGTGCAGATCGTCGTGCACATGATCTACTTTCTGCACATGAGCCCCAAGTCCGAGAACGGCTGGAGCATGATGGCGCTGATCTTCACCGTCGTCATGGTCGCAATCGCGCTGTCCGGTTCGCTATGGGTGATGAACCACCTCAACAGCAACATGATGCCGATCCACGAGATGACGGGAATGAAGTGA
- a CDS encoding SURF1 family protein, with protein MALGVWQVERRAWKLALIERVEQRIHAPAQPVPSLKSWPAITAANDEYKHVSVSGRFLHDRETLVQAVTEEGPGYWVLTPLERSDGTAILINRGFVPSERRDASTRRDGNPQGAVEITGLLRMTEPKGGFLRNNVPEHNRWYSRDVVAIAAARDLHGVAPFFIDADAGSQSGSGPIGGLTVVRFPNNHLMYALTWFALAFKLAGRLLVTFRGGLFRRTRFVHEPAGGPDTSARRTESDAGTIVEPT; from the coding sequence ATGGCCCTCGGCGTCTGGCAGGTCGAACGCCGTGCCTGGAAGCTCGCTTTGATCGAGCGTGTCGAGCAGCGCATTCATGCCCCGGCGCAACCCGTCCCCTCGCTGAAATCGTGGCCTGCCATTACCGCCGCAAATGACGAGTACAAGCACGTCAGCGTCTCCGGCCGCTTCCTGCATGACCGCGAGACGCTGGTTCAAGCCGTCACCGAGGAAGGCCCCGGCTATTGGGTGCTGACGCCGCTCGAGCGCAGCGACGGCACGGCTATCCTGATCAACCGCGGCTTCGTGCCGTCCGAGCGACGCGACGCATCGACGCGGCGGGACGGTAATCCGCAAGGCGCAGTCGAGATCACCGGCTTGTTGCGGATGACCGAGCCGAAAGGCGGCTTCCTCAGGAACAACGTTCCCGAGCACAACCGCTGGTATTCGCGGGATGTCGTGGCGATCGCGGCCGCGCGCGACCTCCACGGCGTCGCGCCCTTCTTCATCGACGCCGACGCCGGATCACAATCCGGCAGCGGTCCAATCGGCGGATTGACCGTGGTCCGCTTTCCCAATAACCACCTGATGTACGCGCTGACGTGGTTTGCCCTGGCTTTCAAGCTGGCCGGTCGACTTCTCGTCACATTCCGCGGCGGACTGTTCCGCCGCACGCGCTTCGTCCACGAACCGGCCGGCGGCCCAGATACCTCCGCCCGCAGGACGGAATCAGATGCTGGAACGATCGTCGAACCGACCTGA